Within Aspergillus oryzae RIB40 DNA, chromosome 2, the genomic segment ATGCCAGCAGTCATAGTCAGTGGACATGCAAATCATCTGGTAGGCAATCTCGGCCTCACGAGCCAGCTTCGCCTCAGGAAGACAAGACATGTTGATGACGCTGCCACCCCAGGAGCGGTAGAGCTTACTCTCGGCGCGAGTGGAGAATTGAGGTCCCTCTGGGAAGGAAGTCAGCAACCGATTATATTGATACCTGTTAGAACGATCAGATTGGGCGAATAACATACCCATGCACACCAATGTGCCGCGGTCATGCAGCACAACACCCTCGCCTTCGAGGCTGTGGCCGCAAGCCCTCACAACCTTGGCAACACCCTCATCGAACGGGTCTCCGAAAGGAACGTGAGCAACCACACCTCCCTCGAAGAATGTGAAAGGCCGGATGCCCTTGGTACGGTCAATGACCTGGTCTGGGATCACGAAGTCGCGGGGcttgatctcctcttgcAAGCTGCCGACGGCCGAGAAGGCAATGATGGTGCGGACACCAATGGAGCGCAGGGCCGCGATGTTGGCGCGGGCAGGCACCTCATGGGGCGCAATCTGATGGTGCAAGCCGTGGCGACTAAGGAAAGCAACAGCAACGGTCTGTTTGTTGTGAGAGCACTGGTGATGCAGGATCGTGATCGGGGAGGAGGGAG encodes:
- a CDS encoding S-methyl-5-thioadenosine phosphorylase (methylthioadenosine phosphorylase MTAP); this translates as MASLPNTYADPVRIAVIGGTGLRELPGFTQVASLNISTPWGTPSSPITILHHQCSHNKQTVAVAFLSRHGLHHQIAPHEVPARANIAALRSIGVRTIIAFSAVGSLQEEIKPRDFVIPDQVIDRTKGIRPFTFFEGGVVAHVPFGDPFDEGVAKVVRACGHSLEGEGVVLHDRGTLVCMEGPQFSTRAESKLYRSWGGSVINMSCLPEAKLAREAEIAYQMICMSTDYDCWHEATADVTVEMVMGNMKANAENAKHFVTAVLDELASDKNSELVQAKHVEGSVKFGLSTAQPNWSPEARERMNWLFPGYFN